The proteins below come from a single Afipia felis ATCC 53690 genomic window:
- a CDS encoding nucleotidyltransferase family protein, with protein MPVQPHTAMVLAAGFGTRMRPLTDHTPKPLVEVAGKPLLDHVLDRLAEAGVDKAVVNVHYLGDQIITHTASRQKPKVVISDERNEVLGTGGGVVKALPQLGNDPFFHLNADTLWIDSVAPNLQRLADAFDPARMDVLLLMAPTAGSIGYDGTGDFTMLTDGRLQRRKEQHVVPFVYAGVAILSPALFKGAPGGEFSLTKLFDEAASRERLFGLRLEGVWMHVGTPDAIAAAEKAFLASAA; from the coding sequence ATGCCTGTTCAACCTCATACCGCCATGGTGCTCGCGGCCGGTTTCGGCACGCGAATGCGCCCTCTGACCGATCATACGCCGAAACCGCTGGTCGAAGTCGCAGGCAAGCCGCTGCTCGATCACGTGCTGGATCGCCTCGCCGAAGCCGGTGTCGATAAGGCCGTCGTCAATGTTCACTATCTTGGCGACCAGATCATCACGCACACTGCTTCGCGGCAAAAGCCGAAGGTCGTTATCTCCGACGAGCGCAATGAGGTGCTCGGCACCGGCGGCGGCGTGGTCAAGGCGCTGCCGCAACTCGGCAACGATCCGTTCTTTCACCTCAATGCCGATACGTTGTGGATCGACAGCGTCGCGCCGAACCTGCAGCGCCTCGCCGACGCGTTCGACCCCGCGCGCATGGATGTGCTGCTGCTGATGGCGCCGACCGCCGGCAGCATCGGCTATGACGGAACCGGCGATTTCACCATGCTGACGGATGGCCGCCTGCAGCGGCGCAAGGAGCAGCATGTGGTACCGTTCGTCTATGCGGGCGTGGCGATTCTCTCGCCCGCGCTCTTCAAAGGTGCGCCGGGTGGCGAATTCTCGCTGACGAAACTGTTCGACGAAGCGGCCTCGCGCGAACGGCTGTTCGGCCTGCGGCTCGAAGGCGTTTGGATGCATGTCGGCACGCCGGACGCCATTGCGGCAGCGGAAAAAGCGTTTCTGGCCAGCGCGGCCTGA
- the addB gene encoding double-strand break repair protein AddB encodes MRVFNIPSSAPFLRTLLSALVDGRLIEGFRARENPELLAQATLYLPTQRACRMAREMFLDVMGQDAVLLPRIVALGHVDEDELGFTQTDTAEFPSLAVPDALDGLPRRLVLMRLVSAWAKQLGSRDLASAPLVAGGPASTLALADDLARLIDDMTTRGVDWNALDNLVPDDLDHYWKITLDFLKIAKEAWPAHLREAGLIEAAQRRDLLIEAEAARIAALPGPVIAAGSTGSMPSTAKFLRAIAQHSRGAVVLPGLDTDLDNEAWRAIGGVRDSEGRFAEHPLSSHPQYALHGLLELLGLERGAVKVLADPVADGRELLASEAMRPATETAQWHRRLTEVNVAARIERGFDNLAIVEAVNPEMEALAIAVAMREARQQNKTAALVTPDRALARRVMAALGRWRLAFDDSGGDSLMDTPAGIFARLAAEAVTSELSPPTLLALLKHPLLRLGQAEGAWATAIQHLELAILRGTRPAAGCRGLRATFAWFSDEWSKAQRKELSALHRSEPRCRLTQGALDDVARLLDALAAALAPLETCARSAHDFATLAQLHRDTVIHLSTADDGRIAALDGTDGQQLAQAFDELLAPGDDEASPTPTHIALELADYPDLFSTAFANRVVRRPQNADASLRIYGLLEARLTQCDRVILGGLVEGVWPPTPRIDPWLSRPMRHDLGLDLPERRIGLTAHDFAQLLGAGDVILTHATKVGGAPSVASRFLHRMKAIATPKTWESALERGARYVRYAEALDHPETVQPIAQPTPKPAVALRPLQMSVTEIEDWLRDPYTIFAKRILNLTPLDPIDLPLTAADRGSAIHNALGDFTEAHRKTLPDNIAAELRSFGERHFAALMEHPEARALWWPRFLRIAEWFAGWEIERRADVAEIAAEERGEIAIPLDCERRFILTARADRIEHRADRTFAIVDYKTGIPPTGKQVRLGLSPQLTLEAAILRGGGFSRAFASFPRQPSVSELVYVRLNGNNPAGEAMVVDLRIERGDEPQFPDDAADEALAKLTALVRKFENPEQAYTSLDLAMWSNRYGTYDDLARIKEWSVAGHLSGGGE; translated from the coding sequence ATGCGCGTCTTCAACATTCCCTCATCGGCACCATTTCTGCGCACGCTTTTGAGCGCGCTGGTCGACGGCCGCCTGATCGAGGGATTTCGCGCGCGCGAGAACCCCGAACTTCTCGCGCAGGCGACGCTCTATCTGCCAACGCAGCGTGCCTGCCGCATGGCGCGCGAGATGTTTCTCGACGTGATGGGCCAGGACGCGGTGCTACTGCCGCGCATCGTCGCGCTCGGCCATGTCGACGAGGACGAGCTCGGCTTCACGCAGACGGACACCGCCGAATTTCCTTCGCTCGCCGTGCCGGATGCACTCGACGGCCTGCCGCGCCGCCTGGTGCTGATGCGTCTCGTCAGCGCCTGGGCGAAGCAGCTCGGCTCGCGCGACCTTGCATCCGCGCCGTTGGTGGCGGGCGGTCCTGCCTCGACGCTGGCGCTCGCCGACGACCTCGCGCGCCTGATCGACGACATGACGACGCGCGGCGTCGATTGGAACGCACTCGACAATCTCGTGCCGGACGATCTCGACCATTACTGGAAGATCACGCTCGATTTTCTCAAGATCGCTAAGGAGGCGTGGCCCGCGCATCTGCGCGAAGCGGGATTGATCGAGGCCGCGCAACGGCGCGATCTTCTGATCGAAGCCGAAGCCGCGCGGATCGCGGCACTGCCCGGCCCCGTCATCGCAGCAGGTTCGACCGGCTCGATGCCATCGACCGCGAAATTCCTGCGCGCCATCGCGCAGCATTCGCGAGGCGCGGTGGTGCTGCCCGGCCTCGACACCGATCTCGACAATGAGGCCTGGCGCGCCATCGGCGGCGTACGCGACTCTGAGGGGCGTTTCGCGGAGCACCCGCTGTCGAGCCATCCGCAATATGCGCTGCACGGTCTTCTTGAATTGCTCGGACTGGAGCGCGGTGCAGTCAAGGTCCTCGCTGACCCCGTCGCGGATGGTCGCGAACTGCTCGCCTCCGAGGCGATGCGGCCCGCGACGGAAACCGCGCAATGGCATCGCCGCCTTACCGAAGTGAATGTCGCCGCGCGCATCGAACGAGGCTTCGACAATCTCGCCATTGTCGAAGCAGTCAACCCCGAGATGGAAGCGCTCGCCATCGCGGTCGCCATGCGCGAGGCACGGCAACAAAATAAAACCGCCGCGCTGGTGACGCCGGATCGCGCTCTGGCGCGCCGCGTGATGGCCGCGCTCGGACGCTGGAGGCTCGCCTTCGACGATTCCGGCGGCGATTCGCTGATGGATACGCCTGCGGGAATTTTCGCGCGGCTCGCCGCGGAAGCGGTCACAAGCGAATTATCGCCACCGACGCTGCTCGCATTGCTCAAGCATCCATTGCTGCGATTAGGACAGGCGGAAGGCGCATGGGCGACGGCGATTCAACATCTCGAACTCGCGATTCTGCGCGGCACACGACCCGCGGCCGGCTGCAGGGGTTTGCGGGCGACCTTTGCGTGGTTCTCGGACGAATGGAGCAAGGCGCAACGCAAGGAACTGTCCGCGTTGCACCGCTCCGAGCCGCGCTGCCGACTGACACAGGGCGCGCTCGATGACGTGGCACGCCTTCTCGACGCGCTCGCAGCCGCTCTTGCGCCGCTTGAGACATGCGCGCGCAGCGCACATGATTTCGCGACGCTTGCGCAGCTTCATCGCGACACCGTCATTCACCTCTCGACCGCCGACGATGGCCGCATCGCTGCACTCGATGGCACCGATGGCCAGCAGCTTGCGCAAGCGTTCGACGAGTTGCTTGCGCCCGGCGACGATGAAGCTTCCCCCACACCAACCCACATCGCGCTCGAACTTGCGGATTACCCCGACCTGTTCTCAACCGCCTTTGCCAATCGCGTGGTGCGGCGCCCGCAGAACGCAGATGCCTCGCTGCGGATTTACGGCCTGCTGGAAGCGCGCCTCACGCAATGCGACCGTGTCATTCTCGGCGGCCTCGTCGAGGGCGTGTGGCCGCCGACGCCGCGCATCGACCCGTGGCTGTCGCGCCCGATGCGCCACGATCTCGGCCTCGACCTGCCGGAGCGGCGCATCGGCCTCACCGCACACGACTTCGCGCAACTGCTCGGCGCAGGTGACGTGATCCTCACTCACGCAACCAAGGTCGGCGGCGCGCCATCCGTCGCCTCGCGTTTCCTGCACCGGATGAAAGCGATCGCGACACCTAAGACATGGGAGTCGGCACTCGAACGCGGCGCGCGTTACGTGCGCTACGCCGAAGCGCTCGATCATCCGGAGACCGTTCAGCCGATCGCGCAGCCGACGCCGAAGCCTGCGGTGGCGTTGCGGCCGTTGCAGATGTCGGTGACGGAGATCGAGGACTGGCTGCGCGATCCCTACACCATCTTCGCCAAGCGCATTTTGAATCTGACGCCGCTCGATCCCATCGATCTTCCGCTGACAGCGGCGGATCGCGGCTCCGCGATCCATAACGCGCTGGGAGATTTCACCGAGGCGCACCGCAAAACCCTGCCGGACAATATTGCGGCAGAATTGCGCTCTTTCGGAGAACGGCATTTTGCGGCGCTAATGGAGCATCCCGAGGCGCGGGCGCTGTGGTGGCCGCGATTCCTGCGCATCGCGGAGTGGTTTGCCGGATGGGAGATCGAGCGCCGCGCGGACGTCGCCGAGATCGCGGCCGAAGAGCGCGGCGAGATTGCCATTCCGCTCGATTGCGAACGCCGCTTTATCCTGACTGCACGCGCCGACCGCATTGAGCATCGCGCTGACCGCACCTTCGCCATCGTCGATTACAAGACCGGCATTCCACCGACCGGCAAACAGGTACGGCTCGGCCTGTCGCCGCAACTCACACTGGAGGCTGCAATCCTGCGCGGCGGCGGGTTCAGCCGCGCTTTTGCATCGTTCCCGAGACAACCTTCCGTCAGCGAGCTCGTCTACGTCCGGCTGAACGGCAACAATCCGGCCGGCGAAGCCATGGTGGTCGATCTGCGCATCGAGCGTGGCGACGAACCGCAATTCCCCGATGATGCCGCCGATGAGGCGTTGGCGAAACTGACGGCGCTCGTCAGGAAATTCGAGAACCCCGAGCAGGCTTACACGTCGCTCGATCTCGCGATGTGGTCGAATCGCTACGGCACCTATGACGATCTCGCCCGCATCAAGGAATGGTCGGTCGCAGGCCACCTCAGTGGGGGCGGCGAATGA
- the addA gene encoding double-strand break repair helicase AddA, with product MSTPRTNIPNVVREAQLRASHPQSSAFVAANAGSGKTYVLVNRVIRLLLDGVAPEKILCITFTKAAAANMAQRVFETLGTWITLSDDELDAAIRNSGAQVTREVRTRARKLFACALETPGGLKVQTIHALCTRLLQQFPFEANVPAHFAVLDERDQTDMMERANLAVLLEAARAPNGALGRALAFAMAQAADVTFKEVVHEACLSREHFMAWADGAGSIEIAMAQVCRALGVAPDAQLTDIEREMVDGPHLPRSRWLAVANAFEQGGKTDAAQGARLRAAAALSGAAQLDEYLSLFVTGEGGARKTLMTKALAASQGALAAALTEEQPRLLLLDERRRAVFQRDRTHALLVIASAVATHYRREKQARGLLDYDDLIDKTHAMLTGGYASWVHFKLDRGIDHVLIDEAQDTSPRQWDIIESFVSEFTAGAGARGDVRRTVFAVGDEKQSIFSFQGAEPREFDRRRRTMERRHAHAQLPFESVSFKHSFRSGAAILESVDYVFREQAIYKSIHIDTAYPVHDALPDAAPAMVELWNLEEPESRQQIEGWDAPFDAVSTTSPDVKLARRVQAEIKALIGAGTMTGTSGRRRRLRYGDVMILVRRRGKTFDAVIQALKHAGIPVAGADRLKLTEHIAVIDLMHLADALLLPQDDLALAVALKSPLFGLDDDDLLAIAPARTGSLREALQAHADTSSKLRLANDFLVQCEQRFAQATPFAFFAWLLGGEGSGSGGRARILRRLGLEANDALDEFLELALTYERKAAASLQGFIAWLRAADTEVKRDMEILRDEVRVMTVHGAKGLEASVVFLVDTTTSPSDSQRLKLIRMPHGNAGPGDVVLWAGSKRDDTEAVAQARAAMREDTEDEYRRLLYVAMTRAAERLIVGGCQPGNRNNVRELSWYDLIDKGLAASPLAMTEAETPFGRVRRYTRAGDVEPAAAAEASAKPAAIEPLPDWLRANAPPETPRERSLAPSDATDDVHLPVLAPEAALARQRARLRGQWVHRLLQSLPDIAPDQRKAAAERYLARHAKDGFSQGELDALAQQIVDLIAEPQFAALFAPGSRAEVSIAGRVDIGAKTVRVSGQIDRLVVTPDTIMIVDYKTGPAPHATAAEMPPHYVRQLALYRAVLAKLYPGRAVRGGLLWTEEARLVDVPSATLDSALMAIFAAP from the coding sequence ATGAGCACGCCCCGCACCAACATTCCCAATGTGGTCCGCGAGGCGCAGTTGCGTGCCTCGCACCCACAATCCTCGGCCTTCGTCGCGGCGAATGCGGGCTCCGGCAAAACTTATGTGCTCGTCAACCGCGTGATCCGCCTGCTGCTCGATGGCGTCGCGCCGGAAAAGATCCTCTGCATCACCTTCACCAAGGCCGCGGCCGCCAACATGGCGCAGCGCGTGTTCGAGACGCTGGGGACATGGATCACGCTGTCCGACGACGAACTCGACGCCGCGATCCGCAATTCCGGTGCGCAGGTCACGCGCGAGGTGCGAACGCGGGCGCGAAAACTGTTCGCCTGCGCGCTGGAGACGCCGGGCGGGCTGAAGGTGCAGACCATCCACGCGCTTTGCACCCGCCTGCTGCAGCAGTTTCCGTTCGAGGCCAACGTGCCCGCGCATTTCGCGGTGCTCGACGAGCGCGATCAGACCGACATGATGGAGCGCGCCAACCTCGCGGTGCTGCTGGAGGCCGCGCGCGCGCCTAACGGCGCGCTCGGCCGCGCGCTGGCCTTCGCGATGGCGCAAGCCGCCGACGTGACGTTCAAGGAAGTGGTGCACGAGGCGTGCCTAAGCCGCGAGCATTTCATGGCCTGGGCCGATGGCGCGGGCAGCATCGAGATCGCGATGGCGCAGGTCTGCCGCGCACTCGGCGTTGCGCCCGACGCACAGCTCACCGATATCGAGCGCGAGATGGTCGACGGGCCGCACCTGCCACGCAGCCGCTGGCTTGCAGTGGCGAATGCTTTTGAACAGGGCGGCAAGACCGATGCGGCGCAAGGCGCCCGCCTGCGCGCCGCGGCCGCGTTGTCGGGCGCGGCACAGCTCGACGAATATCTCAGCCTGTTCGTCACTGGCGAAGGCGGCGCGCGCAAGACGCTGATGACCAAGGCGCTCGCCGCCTCGCAAGGCGCGCTCGCGGCAGCGCTGACAGAGGAACAACCGCGTCTTCTGCTGCTCGACGAACGCCGCCGTGCCGTGTTCCAGCGCGACCGCACCCATGCGCTGCTAGTGATCGCAAGCGCGGTCGCCACGCATTACCGGCGCGAGAAGCAGGCGCGCGGCCTGCTCGACTATGACGACCTGATCGACAAGACTCACGCGATGCTGACCGGCGGCTACGCCTCCTGGGTGCATTTCAAGCTCGATCGCGGCATCGACCACGTACTGATCGACGAGGCGCAGGACACGAGCCCGCGGCAGTGGGACATCATCGAGAGCTTCGTTTCCGAATTCACGGCCGGCGCGGGCGCGCGGGGCGATGTCCGCCGCACCGTGTTCGCGGTCGGTGACGAGAAACAGTCGATCTTCTCGTTTCAGGGGGCCGAACCGCGCGAATTCGACCGGCGCCGCCGCACGATGGAGCGCCGGCACGCTCATGCGCAACTGCCGTTCGAATCGGTATCGTTCAAGCACTCCTTCCGTTCCGGCGCGGCGATCCTCGAATCGGTCGATTACGTGTTCCGCGAGCAGGCGATCTACAAAAGCATCCACATCGACACCGCCTACCCTGTGCACGACGCGCTGCCTGATGCCGCGCCCGCGATGGTCGAACTGTGGAATCTGGAAGAGCCTGAATCGCGCCAACAGATCGAGGGCTGGGACGCGCCGTTCGACGCCGTCTCCACCACAAGCCCGGACGTCAAGCTCGCGCGCCGGGTGCAGGCCGAGATCAAGGCGCTGATCGGGGCTGGCACCATGACCGGCACCTCGGGCCGTCGCCGCAGGCTGCGCTATGGCGACGTGATGATTCTGGTGCGGCGACGCGGCAAGACTTTCGACGCGGTCATTCAGGCGCTCAAGCACGCGGGCATTCCGGTCGCGGGCGCAGACCGGCTGAAACTCACCGAGCACATCGCGGTGATCGACCTTATGCATCTCGCCGATGCGCTCCTGCTGCCGCAGGACGACCTTGCGCTGGCGGTCGCGCTGAAAAGCCCGCTGTTCGGCCTCGACGATGATGACCTTCTCGCCATCGCGCCTGCCCGCACCGGATCGCTGCGCGAGGCACTGCAAGCGCATGCGGACACGTCATCGAAACTGCGGCTGGCGAACGATTTTCTCGTTCAGTGCGAGCAGCGTTTCGCACAGGCGACGCCGTTCGCGTTCTTCGCGTGGCTGCTCGGCGGCGAAGGCAGCGGGTCCGGCGGCCGCGCGCGCATTCTGCGCAGGCTCGGGTTGGAAGCCAACGATGCGCTCGACGAATTCCTCGAACTCGCTCTGACCTATGAGCGCAAGGCCGCCGCCTCGCTGCAGGGCTTCATCGCCTGGCTGCGCGCCGCCGACACCGAAGTGAAGCGCGACATGGAGATCCTGCGCGACGAGGTACGCGTCATGACCGTGCATGGCGCCAAGGGCCTTGAAGCCTCCGTGGTGTTTCTGGTCGACACCACGACGTCCCCGTCGGATTCGCAGCGGCTGAAGCTGATCCGCATGCCGCACGGCAATGCCGGTCCCGGCGACGTGGTGCTGTGGGCTGGCTCCAAGCGCGACGACACCGAGGCCGTTGCGCAGGCGCGCGCCGCAATGCGCGAGGACACCGAGGACGAATATCGCCGCCTGCTTTATGTCGCGATGACGCGCGCCGCCGAGCGGCTGATCGTCGGCGGCTGCCAACCCGGCAACCGCAACAACGTGCGCGAGCTGTCGTGGTACGATCTGATCGACAAGGGGCTTGCGGCCTCGCCGCTCGCCATGACGGAGGCCGAGACGCCGTTCGGCCGCGTCAGGCGCTACACCCGCGCGGGCGATGTCGAACCTGCGGCTGCGGCGGAAGCATCTGCGAAGCCCGCTGCAATCGAACCGTTGCCGGACTGGCTGCGCGCAAACGCGCCACCCGAGACACCGCGCGAACGGTCGCTTGCGCCTTCCGACGCAACGGATGACGTGCACTTGCCGGTTCTCGCGCCGGAAGCCGCGCTCGCACGCCAGCGCGCCCGGTTGCGCGGCCAGTGGGTGCATCGTCTGCTGCAATCGCTGCCCGACATCGCACCCGACCAACGCAAGGCGGCAGCGGAGCGTTATCTTGCACGACATGCGAAGGACGGATTCAGCCAGGGCGAACTGGACGCACTCGCACAGCAGATTGTCGATCTGATCGCAGAACCGCAATTCGCCGCTTTGTTCGCGCCGGGCAGCCGCGCTGAAGTTTCGATCGCAGGCCGTGTCGATATCGGAGCCAAGACCGTGCGCGTGTCGGGACAGATCGACCGTCTTGTCGTCACACCCGATACAATCATGATTGTCGATTACAAGACCGGACCCGCGCCGCATGCAACGGCTGCAGAGATGCCGCCGCATTACGTCCGGCAGCTTGCGCTTTATCGCGCGGTGCTCGCAAAACTCTATCCCGGCAGGGCCGTGCGCGGCGGGCTGTTGTGGACCGAGGAGGCGCGGCTCGTCGACGTCCCGTCTGCAACATTGGACTCAGCGCTGATGGCAATCTTCGCGGCCCCCTAG
- the trxA gene encoding thioredoxin: MGVGKVSDTDFEAEVLKAEGPVVVDFWAEWCGPCRMIAPALDEIAGAMGDKVKIVKLNVDESPKTASKYGVMSIPTLMIFKGGEMASRQVGAAPKQKLQQWITAAV; this comes from the coding sequence ATGGGCGTAGGCAAAGTTTCGGATACCGACTTCGAGGCGGAAGTTCTCAAGGCGGAAGGTCCGGTCGTCGTGGACTTCTGGGCGGAATGGTGCGGCCCGTGCCGCATGATCGCTCCGGCACTCGACGAGATCGCAGGCGCGATGGGCGACAAGGTCAAGATCGTCAAGCTTAACGTCGACGAGAGCCCGAAGACCGCGTCGAAGTACGGCGTGATGTCGATCCCGACCCTGATGATCTTCAAGGGCGGCGAGATGGCCTCGCGTCAGGTTGGCGCCGCGCCGAAGCAGAAGCTGCAGCAGTGGATCACTGCGGCGGTCTAA
- a CDS encoding bifunctional folylpolyglutamate synthase/dihydrofolate synthase, translating to MSAAAPAPRELDSLLARLTALHPKRIDLDLSRMQRILAALDHPERRLPPVIHVAGTNGKGSTVAFLRAILEAAGLRVHVYTSPHLVRINERFRIAGVLATDEQLEDAFAQCERANEGAPITLFEIETAAAFVLFSQHIADVLLLEVGLGGRLDATNVVDTPLASVITPVGMDHPEFLGDTLIKIAGEKAGIIKRGVPVIAAEQQAEAQAVIEQTAKKMRAPLFSATQEWHVGVEHGRLVYHDERGLLDLAAPRLFGRHQFDNAGLAIATLRAIDSLSIEPEAFEQGIARAEWPARMQRLPSGALFAHAPEGCEIWLDGGHNADGGRVTAAALADLGERIERPVVLVTGMMGNKDARAFLSNFSGLTRHIVAVPIPDNDNAMEPEQLAAVARSLEMRADVAPGVAEALSFIASMAYETPPRILITGSLYLAGHVLAENGTLPV from the coding sequence GTGAGCGCCGCCGCACCCGCGCCTCGCGAGCTCGACAGTCTGCTGGCGCGGCTCACGGCGCTGCATCCCAAGCGCATTGATCTCGATCTGTCGCGGATGCAACGCATCCTCGCGGCACTGGATCATCCCGAGCGCCGCCTGCCGCCGGTCATTCACGTTGCCGGCACCAACGGCAAGGGTTCGACCGTCGCTTTCCTGCGCGCGATCCTCGAGGCGGCGGGCCTGCGCGTCCACGTCTACACCTCGCCGCATCTCGTGCGCATCAACGAGCGGTTTCGCATCGCGGGCGTGCTCGCGACCGATGAGCAACTCGAGGACGCCTTCGCGCAATGCGAACGTGCCAATGAGGGCGCGCCGATCACGCTGTTCGAGATCGAAACCGCCGCCGCCTTTGTGCTGTTCTCGCAGCATATCGCCGACGTTCTCCTCCTGGAGGTCGGCCTCGGCGGCAGGCTCGATGCCACCAACGTCGTGGATACGCCGCTCGCGAGCGTCATCACGCCGGTCGGCATGGATCATCCCGAATTCCTCGGCGATACGCTCATCAAGATTGCGGGCGAAAAGGCCGGCATCATCAAGCGCGGCGTGCCGGTGATCGCGGCTGAACAGCAGGCCGAAGCGCAGGCGGTGATCGAGCAGACCGCGAAGAAGATGCGCGCGCCGCTGTTTTCCGCGACGCAGGAATGGCATGTCGGCGTCGAGCACGGGCGCCTTGTCTATCACGACGAGCGCGGCCTGCTCGATCTCGCGGCGCCGCGCCTGTTTGGCCGTCACCAGTTCGACAATGCGGGGCTGGCGATCGCGACGCTGCGCGCGATCGACTCGTTGTCCATCGAGCCTGAAGCGTTCGAACAGGGCATCGCGCGCGCCGAATGGCCGGCGCGGATGCAGCGGCTGCCGTCGGGTGCGCTGTTCGCGCACGCGCCGGAAGGCTGCGAAATCTGGCTCGACGGCGGCCACAACGCCGATGGCGGGCGCGTTACGGCCGCAGCGCTGGCCGATCTCGGCGAACGCATCGAGCGGCCCGTGGTGCTGGTCACCGGCATGATGGGCAACAAGGACGCACGGGCTTTTCTGTCGAATTTCTCGGGCCTGACCCGCCATATCGTTGCGGTGCCGATCCCGGACAACGACAACGCGATGGAACCGGAGCAACTCGCGGCCGTCGCGCGTTCGCTGGAGATGCGTGCCGACGTGGCGCCGGGCGTCGCGGAGGCGCTGAGCTTCATCGCCTCGATGGCCTACGAGACGCCGCCGCGCATCCTCATCACCGGCTCGCTCTATCTCGCCGGCCATGTGCTGGCGGAAAACGGCACGCTGCCGGTGTGA
- the accD gene encoding acetyl-CoA carboxylase, carboxyltransferase subunit beta, protein MNWLTDVVRPKIRNMIRRETPENLWIKCPDSGQLVFYKDVEANQFVIPGSNYHMRMGATARLKSVFDNETWFDVALPDVAADPLKFRDERKYADRIKDARTKTGMNDAVKVGYGRIENSPAVVAVQDFDFMGGSLGMAAGEAIVKGLQLAVEKHSPFIMFAASGGARMQEGILSLMQMPRTTVAIQLLREAKLPYIVVLTNPTTGGVTASYAMLGDVQLAEPGALIGFAGARVIEQTIREKLPEGFQRSEYLRDHGMVDMVVHRHDMRATLARLCRLLMKAPSAHPDQAAAPRLPDVEVLPPDTSVPSSA, encoded by the coding sequence ATGAACTGGTTGACCGACGTCGTCCGTCCCAAGATCCGCAATATGATCCGCCGCGAGACGCCGGAGAATTTGTGGATCAAGTGCCCGGATTCCGGCCAGCTCGTATTCTACAAGGATGTTGAGGCCAACCAGTTCGTCATTCCCGGCTCGAACTATCACATGCGCATGGGCGCGACCGCGCGGCTGAAATCGGTGTTCGACAACGAGACCTGGTTCGATGTTGCGCTGCCGGATGTCGCCGCGGATCCACTGAAATTCCGTGACGAGCGCAAATATGCCGACCGCATCAAGGATGCCCGCACCAAGACCGGCATGAATGATGCCGTGAAGGTGGGCTATGGCCGGATCGAGAACTCGCCCGCCGTGGTCGCGGTGCAGGATTTCGATTTCATGGGCGGCTCGCTCGGCATGGCGGCGGGCGAGGCGATCGTGAAGGGATTGCAGCTCGCGGTCGAGAAACATTCGCCCTTCATCATGTTCGCAGCCTCCGGCGGCGCGCGGATGCAGGAAGGCATCCTGTCGCTGATGCAGATGCCGCGCACGACGGTGGCGATCCAGTTGCTGCGCGAAGCGAAGCTGCCCTACATCGTGGTGCTGACCAATCCGACCACCGGCGGCGTCACCGCGTCCTACGCGATGCTGGGCGATGTGCAGCTCGCCGAGCCCGGCGCGCTGATCGGCTTCGCTGGTGCGCGCGTCATCGAGCAGACCATCCGCGAGAAGCTGCCGGAAGGTTTCCAGCGCTCCGAATATCTGAGAGACCACGGCATGGTCGACATGGTGGTGCACCGTCACGACATGCGCGCGACGCTGGCGCGGCTGTGCCGTCTGCTGATGAAGGCACCCTCGGCGCATCCGGATCAGGCGGCCGCGCCACGGCTGCCGGATGTCGAGGTGCTTCCGCCAGATACCTCGGTGCCGTCATCAGCGTGA
- the trpA gene encoding tryptophan synthase subunit alpha: MTTRLDTRFAELKKEGRAALVTFVMCGDPDLDTSLEILKALPKAGADVIEIGMPFTDPMADGPAIQAAGLRALKAGTTLKKTLAVVREFRATEPATPIVLMGYYNPIFIYGVDKFLVDAKAAGVDGLIVVDLPPEEDEELCLPALKAGVNFIRLATPTTDDKRLPAVLANTSGFVYYVSITGITGSASADDKQVGEAVARIKRHTQLPVCVGFGIRTPEAAARIAHHCEGAVVGSALIDAMRATLDAEGKATAKTVSAVTDLVAALAAGVRGFKAAAQ, translated from the coding sequence GAAAGAGGGACGCGCGGCGCTTGTCACCTTCGTGATGTGCGGCGATCCCGACCTCGACACCTCGCTCGAAATTCTCAAGGCGTTGCCGAAGGCTGGCGCCGACGTGATCGAGATCGGCATGCCGTTCACCGATCCGATGGCGGACGGACCTGCGATTCAGGCCGCTGGCCTACGCGCGCTGAAGGCCGGCACCACGCTGAAGAAGACGCTTGCCGTGGTGCGCGAATTCCGTGCAACCGAGCCCGCGACGCCAATCGTGCTGATGGGTTACTACAATCCAATTTTCATCTACGGCGTCGACAAGTTTCTGGTGGATGCGAAGGCCGCCGGTGTCGATGGTCTCATCGTCGTGGATCTGCCGCCGGAGGAAGACGAGGAATTGTGTCTTCCGGCGCTCAAGGCGGGCGTGAACTTCATTCGCCTTGCGACGCCGACGACGGACGACAAGCGCCTGCCTGCGGTGCTCGCCAATACGTCGGGCTTTGTCTATTACGTCTCCATCACCGGCATCACCGGCTCCGCCTCGGCCGACGACAAGCAGGTGGGCGAAGCGGTGGCGCGGATCAAACGTCACACTCAACTGCCGGTCTGCGTCGGCTTCGGCATCCGCACACCCGAGGCGGCGGCGCGTATCGCGCACCATTGCGAGGGTGCGGTGGTCGGTTCCGCGCTGATCGACGCCATGCGTGCGACGCTCGATGCCGAGGGCAAGGCGACCGCGAAGACGGTATCCGCGGTCACCGACCTCGTGGCGGCGCTTGCTGCCGGCGTGCGCGGTTTCAAGGCCGCTGCGCAATAG